The sequence TATCGCGTCTAGCTTTTCGTTAACAGTTGACTCTTCTATTTGAGCAAAGTGTCAGCCATCTGAAAAAGCCTGTTATTTTCCTTCCACAGGTGTTGCGAAACATGCTCTATGCACTTCTCATAAGCCAGAATGAGTATCGACGGATCGTCCATGTTACTCCTATACAGTTTCATCTCCTCTCTAATCTCTTCTACTATGATCTTTGTTCTTTCATGTTCCATAATCATTACCGCTATCGAGCCCATGTTGTGAGGCATCCCTTTTTGCTCCAGCAATGGAAACAGCCCCTGCTCCTCTTTGCCATGGTGGCACCTGTTCATAAAATTA is a genomic window of Nitrososphaerales archaeon containing:
- a CDS encoding hemerythrin domain-containing protein codes for the protein MNRCHHGKEEQGLFPLLEQKGMPHNMGSIAVMIMEHERTKIIVEEIREEMKLYRSNMDDPSILILAYEKCIEHVSQHLWKENNRLFQMADTLLK